The Nitrosomonas communis genome has a segment encoding these proteins:
- a CDS encoding TIGR04282 family arsenosugar biosynthesis glycosyltransferase, with translation MDEIALVLLCKRPVLGFSKQRLAASIGIERTHQIAQALLACALEDAKNWNNLVVIAPASEEDHDWATTLLPSSKAVWIQPQAIGNLGKRLSELDCKLRNKGLKQLVYIGSDAPSLTKNDYTDCRIALQHHDAVLVPATNGGIALMANCTPWPVLTDLPWSTDQLSTALIDYCRRAGQSIAIMEQRSAIDKLEDCLKLITLLQHDLRSARRQLRALVCAIAYTLQNRPARF, from the coding sequence ATGGATGAAATAGCGCTGGTTTTGTTATGTAAGCGACCTGTATTAGGGTTTAGCAAGCAGCGTCTGGCAGCAAGCATAGGCATAGAAAGAACACATCAGATCGCACAAGCACTTCTGGCTTGTGCACTAGAAGATGCGAAGAATTGGAATAATCTGGTAGTGATTGCGCCCGCATCGGAGGAGGATCATGATTGGGCCACAACCTTGTTGCCATCATCTAAGGCAGTATGGATACAACCCCAAGCAATTGGTAACCTTGGCAAACGCCTCAGTGAGCTCGATTGCAAATTACGTAACAAGGGATTGAAGCAGTTAGTTTATATTGGTAGCGATGCGCCATCACTGACAAAAAATGACTATACAGATTGTCGTATTGCCTTGCAGCATCATGATGCGGTGCTGGTACCAGCAACAAATGGGGGTATTGCATTGATGGCTAATTGTACCCCATGGCCAGTACTGACTGATCTGCCGTGGAGCACTGATCAATTAAGTACGGCGCTGATAGATTATTGCCGAAGGGCAGGGCAGTCTATTGCGATAATGGAGCAACGTTCCGCTATAGATAAGCTAGAAGATTGCTTGAAGCTAATTACACTATTGCAACATGACCTGCGATCAGC